One segment of Candidatus Cloacimonas sp. DNA contains the following:
- a CDS encoding FAD-dependent oxidoreductase: MSKYVIVGGVAGGATTAARLRRLDENAQIIMFERYGYISYANCGLPYYIGGVIKERDRLFVQTPESFKARLNVDVRIHQEVIAINGKEKTVTVKRADGSQYNENYDKLVLSPGAEPLIPPLPGISDGAIFTLRNVSDTDKIKEYIESHKVQHCVIIGAGFIGLEMAENLHNLGMKVTLVEMAEQVMTPLDYEMAAIVHQHLKTKEVEFYLKDGVSSFSRNEGGLQVHLQSGRTINADMVLLSIGVRPDSKLAEAAGLELGINKGIRVNSYLQTSDPDIYALGDAIAFPNPITKMESLTYLAGPANKQARIVADNIVKGNIRKYKGSIGTAIAKVFDITVGSTGVSEKVLKDAGIDYISSIIHTSSHAGYYPDALPLTIKIVFSPKDGKLLGAQIVGFDGVDKRTDMLAHILKHNETIYEIQEIEHSYAPPFSSAKDAVNIAGMVADNIINGLVKIIHWDDLTSLAKNDTVIIDVRTPDETALGTIEGSINIPLDDLRSRLKEIPENKQIVVFCGTGLRSYFATRILMQNGFKNVYNLSGGYLTYEYATQKQSNEDIFADDYIGKDDDIYKGKEEKMDREVKTITADACGLQCPGPIMRLKNEMDKLLEGDILEISASDPGFAKDVPAWCKMTGNTLLEVKTEGKIIIASIQKRGGEKTSKSLESGNNKTIIVFSDALDRALAAFVIANGAASTGKQVTMFFTFWGLNVIKIPKPPKQKKDMMAKMFGIMLPRSSLKLSLSKINFAGMGPILMRKRMKNKNVDSLESMIMQAQKAGIKMIACQMSMDIMGVEPSELMEGVEIGGVASYLAEAEQSNVNLFI, translated from the coding sequence ATGTCCAAATATGTGATTGTCGGTGGTGTTGCGGGTGGTGCAACAACTGCAGCTCGTTTAAGACGCTTGGATGAAAATGCGCAAATAATTATGTTTGAGCGCTATGGCTATATATCTTATGCAAATTGTGGTTTGCCATATTATATTGGAGGCGTAATTAAAGAAAGGGATCGGCTGTTTGTTCAGACGCCGGAAAGCTTTAAAGCTCGTTTAAATGTAGATGTTCGCATCCATCAAGAAGTTATTGCCATCAATGGAAAGGAAAAAACGGTTACGGTTAAAAGAGCGGATGGTAGCCAATATAATGAAAATTATGATAAATTGGTTCTTTCACCTGGCGCTGAACCTTTAATTCCTCCCCTACCTGGAATTTCCGATGGCGCTATTTTTACGCTGCGAAATGTATCCGATACGGATAAAATCAAGGAATACATTGAAAGCCATAAAGTTCAGCATTGCGTTATTATTGGCGCAGGATTCATCGGATTGGAAATGGCGGAAAATTTACATAATTTGGGGATGAAAGTTACTTTGGTGGAAATGGCGGAACAAGTTATGACTCCTTTGGATTATGAAATGGCGGCTATTGTCCATCAACACTTAAAAACGAAAGAAGTGGAATTTTATCTTAAAGATGGCGTCTCATCCTTTAGTAGAAATGAAGGTGGCTTGCAAGTCCATTTACAAAGTGGGAGGACAATAAATGCAGATATGGTATTATTATCCATTGGAGTTCGTCCTGATAGTAAATTGGCAGAAGCAGCCGGTTTGGAATTGGGAATAAACAAAGGGATAAGAGTAAATTCTTATCTGCAAACCAGCGATCCTGATATTTATGCTTTGGGAGATGCAATTGCGTTTCCCAATCCGATTACCAAAATGGAAAGCTTAACTTATCTGGCGGGACCCGCAAATAAACAGGCACGCATTGTGGCTGATAATATCGTTAAAGGTAACATCCGAAAATATAAAGGTAGCATTGGAACTGCCATTGCCAAGGTCTTTGATATTACTGTCGGTTCAACTGGTGTATCGGAAAAAGTTTTGAAAGATGCAGGAATAGATTATATTTCTTCCATTATACATACTTCTTCTCATGCAGGTTACTATCCTGATGCTCTGCCCCTAACGATAAAGATTGTTTTTAGCCCTAAAGATGGAAAACTGTTGGGTGCACAAATTGTAGGTTTTGACGGCGTAGATAAAAGGACAGATATGCTGGCTCATATATTGAAACATAACGAGACCATCTATGAAATTCAAGAAATTGAACATAGTTATGCTCCTCCTTTTTCCAGTGCCAAAGATGCTGTAAATATTGCCGGAATGGTAGCTGATAATATTATCAACGGTTTAGTTAAGATTATTCACTGGGATGATTTGACTTCCTTGGCTAAAAATGATACCGTTATCATTGATGTGCGAACTCCCGATGAAACTGCTTTGGGAACAATAGAAGGAAGCATAAACATCCCTTTGGATGATTTACGATCGAGGTTAAAGGAAATACCTGAAAATAAACAAATAGTGGTTTTCTGTGGAACCGGTTTGCGTTCCTATTTTGCCACGCGCATTTTAATGCAAAACGGCTTCAAGAATGTGTATAATCTCTCCGGAGGTTATCTTACTTATGAATACGCCACTCAGAAACAAAGTAATGAGGATATCTTTGCGGATGATTATATTGGGAAAGACGATGATATCTATAAAGGCAAGGAAGAAAAAATGGATAGAGAAGTAAAGACAATAACTGCAGATGCTTGCGGTTTACAATGTCCGGGACCAATTATGCGTTTAAAAAACGAAATGGATAAATTGTTGGAAGGCGATATTTTGGAAATTTCTGCCAGCGATCCTGGTTTTGCCAAAGATGTGCCTGCTTGGTGTAAAATGACTGGAAACACTCTTTTGGAAGTGAAAACGGAAGGTAAAATAATAATTGCCAGCATTCAAAAAAGGGGTGGTGAAAAAACATCCAAGAGCTTGGAAAGTGGAAACAATAAAACCATAATTGTCTTCAGTGATGCTTTGGACAGAGCTTTGGCTGCTTTCGTAATTGCCAATGGAGCTGCTTCAACTGGTAAACAAGTTACTATGTTCTTTACTTTTTGGGGTTTGAATGTAATTAAAATACCTAAACCGCCTAAACAGAAAAAAGATATGATGGCTAAAATGTTTGGTATTATGCTACCTCGTTCTTCGCTAAAATTGAGTTTGTCCAAAATAAACTTTGCTGGAATGGGACCTATTCTGATGAGAAAAAGAATGAAAAATAAAAATGTGGATTCGCTTGAGTCGATGATAATGCAAGCCCAAAAAGCAGGAATAAAAATGATCGCCTGCCAAATGAGTATGGATATTATGGGCGTTGAACCAAGTGAATTGATGGAAGGTGTTGAGATTGGCGGAGTTGCTTCCTACCTTGCGGAAGCAGAACAATCTAATGTAAATCTATTTATATGA
- a CDS encoding response regulator transcription factor, whose amino-acid sequence MENKGKKIYLVEDETDILELLKMLLKNAGFVAKGFTTALPMLNLLKIEHPDLVILDLMLPDMDGMEVCQKLKSDKATNKVPIIMLTARTDLEDRIKGLEYGADDYITKPFENRELIARINAVLRRSDWESDKNILSITENFIIDFNRYEVWIEGKHLDLTLTEFKILQLLTKRPGWVYNRSQILDYLWGNDKTVIERTIDVHIRNLREKMGNYAYLIKNIRGVGYQFSDEVENELKKE is encoded by the coding sequence ATGGAAAATAAAGGAAAAAAAATCTATCTTGTAGAAGACGAAACTGACATTTTGGAGCTCCTAAAAATGTTGCTGAAAAATGCGGGTTTTGTTGCCAAGGGTTTTACAACCGCCCTGCCAATGCTGAATTTACTTAAAATTGAGCATCCAGACCTGGTTATTTTAGATTTGATGTTACCCGATATGGATGGAATGGAAGTTTGCCAAAAACTCAAAAGTGACAAGGCAACTAATAAAGTCCCCATTATAATGCTTACGGCAAGAACAGACCTCGAAGATAGGATTAAAGGGTTGGAATATGGCGCGGACGATTACATTACCAAACCTTTTGAAAACAGAGAATTGATAGCCAGAATAAATGCTGTTTTGCGACGCAGCGATTGGGAAAGCGATAAAAACATCCTTTCCATAACTGAAAACTTCATCATCGATTTTAATCGTTATGAGGTTTGGATTGAGGGCAAGCACCTTGACCTCACATTAACCGAATTTAAAATCCTGCAATTACTTACTAAAAGACCGGGTTGGGTTTATAATCGCAGTCAGATTTTGGATTATCTTTGGGGCAATGACAAAACTGTAATTGAACGCACGATAGATGTTCACATTCGCAATTTACGCGAAAAAATGGGCAACTATGCCTATCTGATTAAAAATATCAGAGGAGTAGGTTATCAATTTTCCGATGAGGTAGAAAATGAGCTTAAAAAAGAGTAG
- a CDS encoding ATP-binding protein, with translation MSLKKSSFVLRLILSFAFILLLVAFLMFAKMPTWLSLIILLIVSGLLTAHLIFSLRKQLSLISQTTLQIAKGNHTLRFPELNFTELNTLSADLNGMLEKLDKTIHHLAVHREELRLVLSTIDDILWSQSLEGKLEWVNLPFQDIFGKIDTKKKIYYWEVIRDPILLSFIKNTASSKDKLLQEAEIEGHYYLFSSTHNDKAKRRVFILQNIDEIRQVEQIKKDFIVNLAHELRTPLTAISGFAEAMEENINEANRNYLKIIQNHTLRLVHLISDLEQLIRLESIKELEFQDTNLATFFQNIALILTPMVEEKGLYLNIELDENLPRLICDPFKLEQVFINLVQNSLRYTTQGGITIRSRLATNEALFEVSDTGIGIDNIHLPRIFERFYVADPARNKSQSGTGLGLAIVKHIVQLHNGSITVKSELGTGTVFSILLPLTQPHQLENND, from the coding sequence ATGAGCTTAAAAAAGAGTAGTTTTGTTCTACGCTTGATTTTATCCTTTGCTTTCATCTTATTGCTGGTGGCTTTTTTAATGTTTGCTAAAATGCCCACTTGGTTATCCCTAATTATTTTACTAATTGTCTCTGGCTTGCTTACCGCTCATTTGATTTTCAGTTTGCGCAAACAGCTTTCTTTAATCTCGCAAACAACATTGCAAATAGCGAAAGGAAATCATACTTTACGCTTTCCGGAATTGAATTTTACCGAATTAAACACTTTAAGCGCAGATTTAAATGGTATGCTGGAAAAGCTGGATAAAACCATTCATCATTTAGCTGTCCACCGTGAAGAATTGCGTTTAGTGCTGAGCACCATAGATGATATTTTATGGTCTCAAAGTTTGGAAGGTAAACTGGAATGGGTAAATCTACCATTTCAAGATATTTTCGGAAAAATAGACACCAAAAAGAAGATTTATTACTGGGAAGTTATTCGCGATCCCATTTTACTTTCGTTCATCAAAAATACGGCAAGCAGTAAAGATAAATTGTTGCAAGAAGCGGAAATAGAAGGGCATTATTATTTGTTTTCCAGCACTCATAATGACAAAGCAAAACGCCGAGTTTTCATTTTGCAAAATATTGACGAAATCCGCCAAGTGGAGCAGATAAAAAAGGATTTTATCGTGAATTTGGCTCATGAACTCCGAACTCCTTTAACGGCAATCAGTGGATTTGCGGAAGCAATGGAAGAAAATATCAATGAAGCAAACCGAAATTACTTAAAGATTATCCAAAACCACACCCTCCGTTTAGTTCATCTCATTAGCGATTTGGAACAGCTTATCCGTCTGGAAAGCATAAAAGAACTGGAATTCCAAGATACAAATTTAGCTACATTTTTCCAAAATATCGCCTTAATTTTAACTCCGATGGTGGAAGAAAAAGGGCTCTATCTTAACATCGAACTGGATGAAAATTTACCGCGTCTGATTTGTGACCCTTTTAAATTGGAACAGGTATTCATCAATTTAGTCCAAAATTCTCTGCGTTACACAACACAAGGCGGCATAACCATTCGGAGCAGATTAGCCACCAATGAAGCGCTTTTTGAGGTCTCCGATACTGGCATTGGCATAGATAACATCCATTTACCGCGTATTTTTGAGCGTTTTTATGTGGCTGATCCAGCCAGAAATAAGTCCCAAAGCGGAACGGGATTGGGTTTAGCCATTGTAAAACATATCGTTCAATTACATAATGGCTCCATAACCGTAAAAAGTGAATTGGGAACCGGTACCGTTTTCAGTATTTTGTTACCCTTAACACAACCCCACCAACTGGAAAATAATGATTGA
- a CDS encoding sigma-70 family RNA polymerase sigma factor, with product MIDLTPDELIERYANFAYSIAKQYRNKGLDWEDIKQESLLGLLKAGNHFLPEKDVQFTTYATYWIKKQIIESLKNNSFLREEDFNENIAKTDSTLEEANIRAIESPIAPPDTEASSHNIKFTQDLPPLERTILELAFNEKKTLKEIAQILNISVERVNQHKKKALRRLKQHFSNS from the coding sequence ATGATTGACCTAACTCCCGATGAATTAATTGAACGCTATGCCAATTTTGCCTACAGCATCGCTAAACAATATCGAAATAAAGGGCTGGATTGGGAGGACATTAAACAGGAATCACTTTTGGGTTTGCTGAAAGCAGGCAATCATTTTCTTCCGGAAAAAGATGTTCAATTTACCACCTATGCCACTTATTGGATTAAAAAACAAATCATAGAATCGCTAAAAAATAATTCCTTCCTAAGAGAAGAGGACTTTAACGAGAATATAGCAAAAACAGATAGCACATTGGAGGAGGCAAATATTCGCGCAATAGAAAGTCCGATTGCTCCACCGGATACGGAAGCAAGTAGTCATAACATTAAATTTACGCAGGACTTACCCCCTTTGGAAAGAACCATTTTGGAATTGGCTTTCAACGAAAAAAAGACCCTAAAAGAAATTGCCCAAATTTTGAATATCAGCGTGGAACGCGTTAATCAGCACAAGAAAAAAGCCCTCCGCCGCCTAAAACAACATTTCTCTAATAGTTAA
- the phoU gene encoding phosphate signaling complex protein PhoU: MLNERIYELKKTLLEEAGLVEKMVVLAMEELVNFGKSYQEEVNTLENKVNKIEIDLDDKCLTLIALNQPEAKDLRQILMIYRINNDLERLGDQAVNIAESAAHLMGNPVLQLIPELFAMQDSALKMLKDALTAFTTEDNVLSHQVCDADNVVDDYNRKIYRHLIELIQANPLQTDLYLHILRIAKNLERIGDLSTNIAENTIFLAQGKVIKHNIDKEFD; encoded by the coding sequence ATGCTGAATGAAAGAATCTATGAATTAAAAAAAACATTGCTTGAAGAAGCTGGACTGGTAGAAAAAATGGTCGTTTTAGCTATGGAGGAATTGGTAAATTTCGGAAAATCGTATCAGGAAGAAGTAAATACTTTGGAAAATAAAGTTAACAAGATTGAAATTGACTTGGACGATAAATGCTTAACTTTGATTGCGTTAAATCAACCGGAAGCCAAAGACCTCAGGCAAATTTTGATGATTTACAGAATCAATAATGACTTGGAACGCTTGGGAGATCAGGCAGTTAATATTGCTGAAAGTGCAGCGCATCTAATGGGCAATCCCGTTTTACAATTAATACCTGAACTCTTTGCTATGCAGGACTCCGCTTTGAAAATGTTAAAAGATGCCCTAACTGCTTTTACCACAGAGGATAATGTTCTCTCACACCAAGTTTGTGATGCAGATAATGTAGTTGATGATTATAACCGCAAAATTTATAGACATTTGATAGAACTAATCCAAGCAAATCCTTTACAGACAGACCTTTATCTCCATATTTTACGCATAGCCAAAAATTTGGAAAGAATTGGCGATCTCTCTACCAATATAGCTGAAAACACTATTTTTCTTGCTCAAGGTAAAGTTATTAAACATAATATAGACAAAGAATTTGATTAA
- the pstB gene encoding phosphate ABC transporter ATP-binding protein PstB → MVNEILTTENLNLWFGKNQILKNINLSVLDKKVTAIIGPSGCGKSTLLRCFNRMNDLIPETKIEGKVKLLDSDLYASKADVTEIRSKIGMVFQKPNPFPKSIYKNVAYGLQIQGKYSKSEINDRVEQALKAAWLWDEVKDRLNSPALALSGGQQQRLCIARALANKPDVLLLDEPTSALDPQSTAKIEELCLELQKNVCILIVTHNIAQAGRISHYTAFMYLGELVEYGPTEKVFTVPKDKRTESYLTGVFG, encoded by the coding sequence ATGGTAAATGAAATCTTAACTACAGAAAATTTAAACTTATGGTTCGGTAAGAATCAGATTCTTAAAAATATCAATCTTAGCGTATTAGATAAAAAAGTCACCGCCATAATCGGACCTTCAGGTTGCGGCAAATCAACTTTGTTGCGTTGTTTTAATCGGATGAATGATCTGATCCCGGAGACCAAAATTGAGGGCAAAGTAAAACTTTTAGATTCAGACCTTTACGCTTCGAAAGCGGATGTTACTGAAATTCGTTCCAAAATCGGAATGGTTTTTCAAAAGCCCAATCCCTTTCCCAAAAGCATTTATAAAAATGTTGCTTACGGACTTCAGATTCAGGGAAAATATAGTAAAAGTGAAATAAACGACAGAGTTGAACAGGCATTAAAAGCTGCCTGGCTTTGGGATGAAGTTAAAGATCGTTTAAATTCACCTGCTTTAGCTCTTTCCGGGGGCCAACAACAACGACTTTGTATTGCCAGAGCCCTTGCCAATAAACCAGATGTTCTTTTATTGGATGAACCGACATCGGCTTTAGACCCTCAATCGACTGCTAAAATTGAAGAATTGTGTTTGGAATTGCAAAAAAATGTTTGCATTTTAATCGTCACTCATAATATTGCCCAGGCAGGCAGAATTTCACATTACACTGCTTTTATGTATCTGGGTGAATTAGTGGAATATGGGCCTACGGAAAAGGTTTTTACCGTTCCCAAAGATAAAAGAACCGAATCCTATTTGACAGGTGTCTTCGGTTAA
- the pstA gene encoding phosphate ABC transporter permease PstA, which yields MNKRKFYNGSGVTILTILVGVTILALAIFLIRIFYLGGSALSWEFIFTAPRNAMQEGGIFPALVGTFWLTVMAMCITIPLGILTAIFLTHYGKPRWLVKIVQTAIDTLAGTPSIIFGLFGMAIFVNLLGFNVSLISGALTLAVLALPVFINTCIEAIKSVPSDFFEASLALGATKRQTISRIVIPTALPNILTGIIICIGRVAGETAPIMFTAATFYTRRLPNSLGDDVMALPYHIYALMTEGTHPETQIPIAYGTAVVLLLMVLSISAVAVIMRSSIRRKRKW from the coding sequence ATGAATAAACGCAAATTCTATAACGGTTCAGGGGTCACAATTCTTACTATTTTAGTAGGAGTAACTATTTTGGCGTTGGCAATATTCTTAATTAGAATATTTTATTTAGGTGGCTCGGCTTTAAGCTGGGAATTTATTTTTACGGCTCCCAGAAACGCGATGCAGGAAGGAGGCATTTTTCCTGCATTAGTAGGAACTTTTTGGCTTACCGTTATGGCAATGTGCATCACCATTCCATTGGGAATTTTAACGGCTATTTTTTTAACCCATTACGGTAAACCGAGATGGCTGGTAAAAATAGTGCAAACTGCAATTGATACTTTGGCAGGGACGCCGTCCATTATTTTTGGCTTATTTGGCATGGCTATCTTTGTAAACCTTCTGGGGTTCAATGTTTCGCTTATTTCAGGCGCTTTAACTTTGGCTGTTTTAGCCCTGCCAGTATTTATCAATACTTGCATAGAAGCCATAAAAAGTGTTCCTTCTGATTTTTTTGAAGCATCATTAGCTTTGGGAGCAACGAAAAGACAGACCATAAGCAGAATTGTTATCCCAACCGCCTTACCTAACATTTTGACCGGTATTATCATTTGCATTGGCAGAGTTGCAGGCGAAACAGCCCCTATAATGTTTACGGCGGCAACATTTTATACGCGGCGTTTGCCCAATAGTTTGGGTGATGATGTTATGGCATTACCTTATCATATTTATGCTTTAATGACGGAAGGAACCCATCCGGAAACCCAGATTCCCATTGCTTATGGAACAGCGGTTGTTTTATTATTGATGGTTTTAAGCATTAGTGCCGTAGCTGTAATTATGCGTTCCTCTATTAGGAGAAAGAGAAAATGGTAA
- the pstC gene encoding phosphate ABC transporter permease subunit PstC gives MNKYKEKAFQTVVYIASLLTVFALLALIYGLFNEGLPFFDTVSIKDFIFGNGWYPTNSEPEFGAWTLIIGSFSVTIGALLIGIPLGLGSAIFISEIAGNRLREIVKPIIELLAGIPSVVYGLFGMSFIAPLTSKWLHLDTGLNVFSTSLILGLMIIPIIASMSEDALSNVSKSMREASLALGSTKMECVFRVIVPAARRGIIGSILLGLGRAIGETMVVLMVSGGSAQIPKGIFDSVRPITSTIAAEMGETVIGSLHYQSLYALAILLFIFTFLSNLITEIFILKKSKNE, from the coding sequence ATGAATAAATACAAGGAAAAAGCATTTCAAACAGTTGTTTACATTGCCTCATTATTGACCGTTTTTGCTCTTTTGGCATTGATATACGGTTTATTTAATGAGGGATTGCCGTTTTTTGACACGGTCTCAATAAAGGATTTTATTTTTGGTAACGGTTGGTATCCGACTAATTCAGAACCGGAATTTGGCGCCTGGACACTTATTATTGGCTCATTTTCTGTAACGATAGGTGCCTTATTAATAGGCATTCCTTTAGGTTTGGGAAGTGCAATATTTATTTCTGAAATAGCGGGAAATCGTTTAAGGGAAATAGTTAAGCCCATAATAGAACTTTTAGCTGGAATTCCATCTGTGGTTTATGGTTTGTTTGGTATGTCTTTTATAGCTCCATTAACCAGTAAATGGTTGCATTTAGATACAGGTCTGAATGTTTTTTCCACCTCTTTAATTTTGGGGCTGATGATTATTCCGATCATAGCCAGTATGAGTGAGGATGCGTTATCTAATGTCTCCAAATCTATGCGAGAAGCATCTTTAGCTTTGGGATCCACTAAAATGGAGTGTGTTTTCAGAGTAATCGTTCCCGCAGCCAGAAGAGGAATAATCGGAAGTATTTTACTTGGTTTGGGTAGAGCGATTGGAGAAACAATGGTTGTTTTAATGGTTTCAGGTGGCAGCGCTCAAATTCCCAAAGGGATTTTTGATTCAGTAAGACCCATCACCTCTACCATAGCAGCCGAAATGGGAGAGACAGTTATAGGCAGTTTACATTATCAGTCATTATATGCACTGGCTATCTTACTATTTATCTTTACCTTTCTCTCCAATTTAATAACCGAGATTTTCATCCTAAAAAAGAGTAAAAATGAATAA
- a CDS encoding phosphate ABC transporter substrate-binding protein produces MKTKIYIIALVSMIIAALNLSAASKNQITCTGSTTVLPIAQAAAESYMDNHPEINISVRGGGSGVGVAALQNGTTDICNSSRPMKSKEISVAKAKGINPVAYAIANDAISIIVHTNNPIKDITIQQIKDIYTGKIKNWKALGGPNLPIVAVSRDVSSGTFEVFNEKVLAGAKVEGSAQLLASNNAVLSAVSNTPGAIGYVGLGYVNETVKLLSVNRVIPAVASVKNNSYPLARKLYMYTNGNAKGEVEKLIGFIQSEKGQKIVEEQGFINIK; encoded by the coding sequence ATGAAAACCAAAATCTATATTATCGCCCTTGTATCAATGATAATTGCTGCGTTAAATTTATCCGCAGCAAGTAAAAATCAGATTACTTGCACTGGTTCAACAACTGTTTTACCGATCGCTCAGGCAGCAGCTGAATCCTATATGGATAACCATCCGGAAATAAATATTTCGGTTCGCGGAGGAGGTTCAGGAGTGGGAGTTGCCGCTTTGCAAAATGGAACTACCGATATTTGCAATTCCAGTCGGCCAATGAAGTCCAAAGAAATTTCCGTCGCAAAAGCAAAAGGCATAAATCCCGTCGCTTACGCCATTGCCAATGACGCCATCAGCATTATTGTGCATACAAATAATCCCATAAAAGACATAACCATCCAGCAGATAAAAGATATTTACACAGGTAAAATAAAGAACTGGAAAGCGTTAGGTGGACCTAATCTACCGATTGTAGCTGTTTCGAGGGATGTTTCTTCCGGCACTTTTGAGGTCTTTAATGAAAAAGTTTTAGCGGGAGCAAAAGTTGAAGGTAGTGCACAATTACTTGCTTCCAACAATGCCGTCTTAAGTGCAGTCAGTAATACACCGGGAGCCATAGGTTATGTGGGTTTGGGATATGTAAATGAGACCGTAAAACTATTAAGTGTGAACAGAGTTATCCCTGCTGTGGCATCAGTAAAAAATAATTCTTATCCTCTTGCTCGCAAGCTATATATGTACACTAATGGCAATGCCAAAGGAGAAGTAGAAAAGTTAATCGGATTTATTCAAAGTGAAAAAGGACAAAAAATCGTGGAAGAACAGGGCTTCATAAACATTAAATAA
- a CDS encoding LemA family protein, with amino-acid sequence MKKGLIVLLVIVLLIIILAGWSIGRYNAIQKEKVNVETAWAQVQNIYQTRYDLIPNLVETVQGAANFEKSTLTQVTEARAKIGGNINLPPEALTNPQAFQTFQQSQAGLSNALSRLMVVVERYPELKANQNFLTFQAQLEGLENRIRTERMRYNDAAKKFNQLIVTFPNNIIASIIKAKPFQFFQAEEAAQTAPKVQFE; translated from the coding sequence ATGAAGAAAGGATTAATTGTCTTACTCGTTATCGTTCTGCTGATTATAATCTTGGCAGGATGGTCTATCGGACGCTACAACGCCATTCAGAAAGAGAAAGTAAATGTAGAAACTGCCTGGGCTCAAGTGCAGAATATCTATCAAACTCGCTATGACCTGATCCCAAATTTGGTAGAAACAGTTCAAGGCGCTGCGAATTTTGAAAAATCAACCTTAACACAGGTAACCGAAGCCCGCGCTAAAATTGGTGGGAATATAAATCTTCCTCCTGAAGCATTAACTAACCCTCAAGCATTTCAGACATTTCAACAAAGTCAAGCTGGCTTAAGTAATGCTCTTTCGCGCTTGATGGTTGTAGTGGAACGATATCCGGAACTAAAAGCAAACCAAAACTTCCTCACTTTTCAGGCACAATTGGAAGGATTGGAAAACCGGATTAGAACTGAAAGAATGCGTTATAATGATGCAGCTAAAAAATTCAATCAGCTTATTGTTACCTTCCCTAATAACATTATTGCAAGCATTATTAAAGCTAAACCCTTTCAATTCTTCCAGGCAGAAGAAGCCGCACAGACAGCTCCTAAAGTTCAATTTGAATAA
- a CDS encoding mechanosensitive ion channel family protein, translated as MLLAINIGKLTDDFITPERISLTIRVVLILLVGIPLVRLIKTITGKIVKNRLSPQSEQLVVRTVYYLAILVLFITLLNEFGFHLSAILGAAGIFGVAIGFASQTSFSNIISGIFLISEKPFQIGDVVQVGNNIGAIESIDLLSIKLKTPDNRYIRVPNETMIKTEVTNITRYPVRRVDINVSVSYDDDVNKVQNLLLDIVTSEPMALKDPAPMFLVDKFADSGINLLFGVWAKKEDYSNLKTSLMIAIKDRFKQENIEIPYPHISIANLEDIQCKPIT; from the coding sequence ATGCTGTTAGCCATTAATATCGGCAAACTGACAGATGATTTTATTACGCCGGAAAGAATAAGTTTAACAATAAGAGTCGTTCTGATTCTCCTGGTTGGAATACCGCTGGTGAGATTGATCAAGACCATAACTGGAAAAATAGTTAAAAACCGTCTATCTCCGCAAAGCGAACAATTAGTAGTCCGAACTGTATATTATTTAGCCATATTAGTTCTATTCATTACTTTATTAAATGAATTTGGATTTCATCTATCAGCTATTTTAGGCGCTGCAGGTATTTTTGGAGTAGCTATTGGGTTTGCTTCCCAAACCAGTTTTTCCAATATTATCAGCGGCATCTTTTTGATCTCGGAAAAGCCCTTTCAGATAGGTGATGTAGTTCAAGTGGGCAATAACATTGGCGCTATTGAGTCAATAGATCTTTTATCTATAAAATTGAAGACACCTGACAACCGATATATCCGAGTTCCCAATGAAACGATGATAAAAACCGAAGTCACTAATATAACGCGATACCCTGTCCGACGCGTAGATATTAATGTTTCAGTTAGCTATGATGATGATGTAAATAAAGTTCAAAATCTCCTTTTAGATATTGTTACTTCAGAGCCAATGGCATTGAAAGATCCTGCTCCAATGTTTTTGGTTGATAAATTTGCCGATTCCGGAATTAACTTACTTTTCGGAGTTTGGGCTAAGAAAGAAGATTATTCTAATTTGAAAACTTCTTTAATGATAGCTATTAAAGATAGATTTAAACAAGAAAACATAGAAATTCCCTATCCTCATATTTCCATTGCCAATTTAGAGGATATCCAGTGTAAACCAATAACTTAA